CAAGCACAGTGATGGCAAGCATGCTGCCCTTGAGCTGGAACACGTGATCCTGGTCTTGCGATTCGATTTGGCTCATGTCGGCATACAGCGGCTTGTCGCTAAAAGTGCCGAGACTTATAGCGAGAACGCCCGCGAGTCGCAAGCGAGCCACGACCTATCTTGCGCAACCCTTTCGTCATAACGATGTAGAATGCCCGCCTTTGTCCTGACGGAAGCTGTAATGGATCGCCCGCGTTTTCGAGCTTATTTTCTTCACCCTCGCTTCTGGCCGCTATGGCTCGGGCTGGGCCTGCTCTGGCTGACCGTTCAATTGCCGTTTCGCGTTTTGCTGGTAGTGGGCCGGCTGATCGGCGCGATGATGTACCGCTTTGCCACCGACCGTCGCGTGATTGCCGCGCGCAACCTGCAGCTGTGTTTTCCGCACGTGAGCAAGGCTGAGCGCAAGCGCCTGCTCAAGGCAAACTTCGCGTCGACGGGGATCGCGTTCTTCGAGATGGCCATGAGTTGGTGGTGGTCCAGAGAGCGGCTGGCACGCCTGGCGCACATCGAAGGCATCGAGCACCTCAAGCAGGCGCATGCCAGCGGGCAGGGCGTGATTCTCATGGCGCTGCACTTCACCACGCTGGAAATCGGCGCCGCGTTGCTCGGTCAGCAGCACACGATTGACGGCATGTACCGCGAACACAAAAATCCACTGTTTGACTTCGTTCAGCGTCGCGGCCGCGAGCGACATAATCTGGATTCGCTGGCGGTTGAGCGCGAAGACGTGCGCGGCATGCTCAAGCTGCTGCGCGCCGGGCGGGGGATCTGGTACGCGCCTGATCAGGACTACGGCGCCAAACAAAGCATCTTCGTCCCGTTGTTCGGCATTCAGGCCGCCACCGTGACCGCCACCAGCAAGTTCGCCAAGCTGGGTCGCGCTCTGGTAGTGCCGTTCACCCAAGAGCGTCTGGCAGATGGCAGTGGCTACCGGCTGGTAGTTCATGCCCCATTAGCGGATTTTCCCGGTGAAAGCGACGAGGCCGATTGCCTGCGGATCAATCAGTGGGTAGAGCACGCAGTCGCGGCATGTCCCGAGCAATACCTCTGGGCGCATCGTCGTTTCAAAAGCCGCCCGCCGGGAGAGCCGAAGCTGTACCCCAAGCGCGGCTGAAGGGCCAGACGCAACTATTGCAGGAGCGCGCTTGCCCGCGATTAGGTTGGTTCAGTCCATACATCTATGTCGGATGAAAGATCTTTCGCGGGCAAGCGCGCTCCTACAAGTGGAAGTCAAGCAGTCAACCGATCATCCCGAAAATCGCGCAACGCCTGTTCGATCTCTTCTCGGGTATTCATCACGAACGGTCCGTACTGCACGATAGGCTCACCCAGCGGCTTGCCTGCGATCAGCAACACCCGGGCGCCTGATTCACTGTGCAACTGCACTTCACCACTTTCCGAGAGCCGCGCCATTCGGCGCGTCCCGATCTTCTGCGGCTGGCCCGCCACTTCCAGCTCGCCTTCATACACATACAGCAGCACCCGATGCCCCTCAGGCACCTTCGGGATGATGGTGCTGCCCGCTGGCATGTGAAAGTCGAAATACTGAGGTTCGGTGTCCGGGCGCTGCACGGCGCCAGCTTGCTGGACATGACCATCGTCGAAATGGCCGGCGATCACTACCACTTTGACGCCCGCTGACGTGGTCAGGCGGGGGATGCGCTCAGGCTGGATATCGTCGTAACCGGGATCGCTCAGTTTGGTTTTGCCCGGCAGATTTACCCAAAGCTGGAAGCCACGCAGGGTGCCTTCTTCCTGCTCGGGCATTTCGCTGTGAATAACCCCGCGCGCCGCCGTCATCCACTGCACGCCGCCGCCCTGCAACAGGCCGACATTACCCATGTGGTCCTCGTGGCGCATACGGCCTTCGAGCATGTAAGTCACTGTCTCGAAACCGCGGTGTGGGTGGGGAGGGAAGCCAGCGATGTAGTCGTCAGGCTTGTCGGAGCCGAACTCATCGAGCATCAGAAACGGATCGAACTGCTCAACGCCGGGGCCGCCGAACACTCGGGTCAGTTGTACGCCTGCGCCATCGGACGTGGGCTGCCCGGTCTGGATGGACAGAACTTTGCGTAATTGAGTCATGGGAAGGCAACTCCAGAACAGGTATGAGTGCGGGCTATGCTATGCCTGTTCAGGTGATGAATGGGTGGGTTTTTTGCGGGGTATTGATCGATTTGGTTGATCTGAACTGGAGGAGTGCGCTTGCCCGCGATAGGGGTTTGGCAGGCGATGTATTTACTAAAGGCATACCGCAATCGCCGGGCAAGCGCGCTCCTGCAAGAACAAAAACGGCCCAACGAATCACTTCGATGGGCCGTTTTTTCAAGCGATCCCCTTACTCGGAAATCTGCAACTTGCGCGCTTCGGTGTACACGTAGCGGACTTTCTCGTATTCGAACGGCGAGTTCATCTGGCCATACCGGAAGCTGGTGTTGTAGCGGCGATCGATCGCACGCAGCAGGTAGATTTCCGGGTGGTCTTCACTGACCTGAGACACGTTCAGGAAGTTGATCTGTGACTCGGCAGTGAAGTCGAACAACAGGCCACCGGTGTCACGAAAGTTGGACGGCCCGAGAATCGGCAACACGAAGTACGGCCCGGCTGGCACCCCATAGAAGCCCAGGGTTTGGCCGAAGTCTTCGCTCTGGCGTGGCAAGCCCATCCAGGTCGCCGGGTCCCACAGCCCGGCGATGCCGAGGGTGGTGTTGACCAGCAGACGCCCGGTGGTTTCCATCGAGCGCTTACCTTTGAACTGCAGCAGGCTGTTCAACAGGTTAGGCACATCGCCCAGGTTGTTGAAGAAGTTGCTGACGCCTGTTCGCAAGAAGCTTGGGGTCACGTACTTGTAGCCGTTGACCACCGGCAGGAACACCCACTCATCAAAGCGGTAGTTGAAGTGGTAGACCCGGCGGTTCCAGGATTCGAGCGGGTCGTACACATTCAACGCGTTGAGCGTGGCGC
The DNA window shown above is from Pseudomonas sp. BSw22131 and carries:
- a CDS encoding lipid A biosynthesis lauroyl acyltransferase translates to MDRPRFRAYFLHPRFWPLWLGLGLLWLTVQLPFRVLLVVGRLIGAMMYRFATDRRVIAARNLQLCFPHVSKAERKRLLKANFASTGIAFFEMAMSWWWSRERLARLAHIEGIEHLKQAHASGQGVILMALHFTTLEIGAALLGQQHTIDGMYREHKNPLFDFVQRRGRERHNLDSLAVEREDVRGMLKLLRAGRGIWYAPDQDYGAKQSIFVPLFGIQAATVTATSKFAKLGRALVVPFTQERLADGSGYRLVVHAPLADFPGESDEADCLRINQWVEHAVAACPEQYLWAHRRFKSRPPGEPKLYPKRG
- a CDS encoding pirin family protein — protein: MTQLRKVLSIQTGQPTSDGAGVQLTRVFGGPGVEQFDPFLMLDEFGSDKPDDYIAGFPPHPHRGFETVTYMLEGRMRHEDHMGNVGLLQGGGVQWMTAARGVIHSEMPEQEEGTLRGFQLWVNLPGKTKLSDPGYDDIQPERIPRLTTSAGVKVVVIAGHFDDGHVQQAGAVQRPDTEPQYFDFHMPAGSTIIPKVPEGHRVLLYVYEGELEVAGQPQKIGTRRMARLSESGEVQLHSESGARVLLIAGKPLGEPIVQYGPFVMNTREEIEQALRDFRDDRLTA
- a CDS encoding MlaA family lipoprotein; translation: MAKRLVLLAALLLAGAVHAADAPIISQATPVKRLETSDGFTEPLKSLKFNPGLDQREFERATLNALNVYDPLESWNRRVYHFNYRFDEWVFLPVVNGYKYVTPSFLRTGVSNFFNNLGDVPNLLNSLLQFKGKRSMETTGRLLVNTTLGIAGLWDPATWMGLPRQSEDFGQTLGFYGVPAGPYFVLPILGPSNFRDTGGLLFDFTAESQINFLNVSQVSEDHPEIYLLRAIDRRYNTSFRYGQMNSPFEYEKVRYVYTEARKLQISE